A window from Garra rufa chromosome 14, GarRuf1.0, whole genome shotgun sequence encodes these proteins:
- the stard13b gene encoding stAR-related lipid transfer protein 13 isoform X4 encodes MTAKRKSLTLTLRRSFSEQLRESTTKAWDLLWKSVRERRLAEIEAKEACDWLRAAGFPQYAQLFEDSQFPIDISPVKKDHDFLDKDLVEPLCRRLNTLNKCASMKLDVNLPKKKSEDSDEDDLFAISDKWTFEWSSRRWSRLQDIDCLLRGVENKNPGEHSALRTTTSSESVLTDLSEPEVSSIHSESSGGSGGIRAHSAEDSDSSHRTCSDSATMPDHTSLGVAHLSSDLSSYGSLPVKHSKRGRTRAKEFLRRMEALQLRGAMGGGGNRSLVISAPVLQQEPQTVKTLRCVEIINGDVSLADPPSEMGLPSQSSSEGSSSQSSGSAVSTPNMKERNVHRADHKRSGMYLEDLDVFTSLIQGKRVAEQNRRNEFRSYEDLVVHIPKDHKPGTFPKALSIESLSPSTATSINWHSASMDSEVQRPPSIKEPRPITQCCNRGSRISIYDNVPGSHLYASTGDLIDLEKEDLFPHLDDILQHVNGLQQIVDHWSKNVLPNSENAGKERVELVGERQVDLQSSSQITLDFEGHSVMEDQATPSDVERDGVSLNETESTGMRERRDSGVGASLTRPRRLRWPSFQISNRLSHSVASLQITSQSAAQLSLLQKFSLLRLTAIMEKYSMSNKHGWTWAVPKFMKRMKVPDYKDKNVFGVPLIVHVQRFGQPLPLGIQQALRYLRSQCLDQVGLFRKSGVKSRIQALRQMNENSPDDVNYEDQSAYDVADMVKQFFRDLPEPLLTSKLGETFLHIYQYVPKEQRLQAVQAAIMLMSDENREVLQTLLCFLSDVTSSVQENQMTPMNIAVCLAPSLFHLNILKKDNLAPRAMQMQKKYATGRPDQKDLNENLAATQGLAHMITECNRLFEIPHEMVTQSRNSYVEAELQAPTIEELCKRQHQEEEGEDEGSWPAFIEARLQGLLKESREKAKGWVSCQSTGNTELSYKKVGDGNPLRRWRVSVEVEAPPSVVLNRVLRERHLWDVDLMNWKVCEVLDRQTEVFQYVLNCMPPHPSRDFLVLRSWRTDLPRGTCSLVSVSIEHEDCPPIGGIRAIVMESNYLLEPCGSGKSRLTHICRVDLKGRTPEWYNKAFGHLCAAEAARIRNSFQPIHTDGPETKI; translated from the exons AAATCGAGGCAAAGGAAGCTTGCGACTGGCTACGAGCGGCAGGATTCCCCCAGTACGCCCAGCTCTTTGAAG ATTCTCAATTTCCGATTGACATCTCTCCTGTGAAGAAAGACCACGACTTCTTAGACAAAGACCTTGTGGAACCTCTATGTCG GCGACTGAATACATTAAACAAATGTGCCTCCATGAAACTTGACGTGAACCTTCCCAAGAAAAAA AGTGAAGACTCGGATGAAGATGACCTCTTTGCCATCAGTGACAAATGGACCTTTGAATGGAGCAGTCGCCGCTGGTCCAGACTCCAAGACATCGATTGCCTGCTGAGGGGTGTGGAGAACAAGAACCCAGGGGAACACTCTGCCCTCCGGACGACAACCAGCAGCGAGAGCGTTCTGACAGACTTGAGTGAGCCAGAGGTCTCCTCCATCCACAGCGAGAGCAGCGGCGGGAGTGGTGGCATTCGTGCGCATAGCGCCGAAGACTCGGACAGTTCGCACCGCACCTGCTCGGACTCCGCAACCATGCCCGACCACACATCACTAGGAGTGGCCCATCTCTCTTCAGATCTTTCGAGCTACGGTTCACTGCCTGTCAAGCATAGCAAGCGAGGACGAACACGAGCCAAGGAGTTCTTGCGGCGCATGGAAGCTTTGCAGTTACGCGGAGCGATGGGTGGCGGAGGGAACAGGAGTCTTGTTATAAGTGCCCCGGTTCTCCAACAAGAACCGCAGACTGTAAAAACTCTCCGCTGTGTGGAGATCATCAATGGAGATGTGAGTCTAGCAGACCCACCTTCTGAAATGGGGTTGCCCTCTCAATCTAGCAGTGAAGGGAGCAGCAGCCAGTCCAGTGGGAGTGCCGTCAGTACACCAAACATGAAGGAACGCAATGTCCACCGGGCCGATCACAAGCGAAGTGGGATGTACCTAGAGGACTTGGATGTGTTCACCAGTCTCATCCAGGGTAAGCGTGTGGCTGAGCAGAACCGACGCAATGAGTTCCGCTCCTACGAGGACCTGGTGGTGCATATCCCTAAAGATCACAAGCCTGGAACCTTTCCCAAAGCTTTGTCCATCGAGAGTCTTTCACCCTCGACGGCAACCTCCATCAACTGGCACTCGGCAAGCATGGACTCGGAAGTCCAGCGTCCACCTAGCATCAAAGAACCTCGACCCATCACACAGTGCTGCAACAGAGGCAGTCGGATTAGCATTTACGACAACGTACCTGGCTCGCACCTCTATGCCAGCACCGGCGATCTCATAGACTTGGAAAAGGAAGACCTTTTCCCACATTTGGACGATATTCTGCAGCATGTAAATGGGCTGCAACAGATCGTGGACCACTGGTCCAAGAATGTACTGCCCAATAGTGAAAATGCGGGGAAGGAGCGAGTTGAGCTTGTTGGGGAAAGGCAAGTCGACCTGCAATCATCCAGCCAGATCACGCTGGATTTTGAGGGACACTCAGTGATGGAGGATCAGGCCACCCCCAGTGATGTAGAGAGAGACGGAGTGTCACTTAATGAGACAGAATCCACAGGAATGAGGGAAAGGAGAGACTCAGGGGTCGGGGCTTCACTTACTAGACCAAGACG CTTGCGATGGCCCAGCTTCCAGATTTCCAACCGCCTCAGCCATTCGGTCGCCTCTCTCCAGATCACCAGCCAATCTGCGGCCCAGCTTAGCCTGCTACAGAAATTTTCCTTGCTCCGTCTCACTGCCATTATGGAGAAGTACTCCATGTCCAACAAACATGGCTGGACCTG GGCTGTGCCAAAGTTTATGAAGAGGATGAAGGTTCCAGACTATAAGGATAAGAATGTGTTCGGGGTTCCACTGATTGTGCACGTGCAACGTTTTGGTCAACCTTTACCTCTTGGTATCCAGCAGGCTTTGCGGTACCTAAGGAGCCAATGCCTCGATCAG GTGGGTCTTTTTCGCAAGTCAGGAGTGAAGTCTCGTATCCAAGCTCTCAGACAGATGAATGAGAATTCTCCAGATGATGTCAACTATGAAGACCAGTCTGCGTACGATGTGGCCGACATGGTCAAACAGTTCTTCAGGGACCTGCCTGAGCCACTTCTGACCAGCAAACTGGGCGAAACCTTCCTTCACATTTACCAAT ATGTGCCCAAAGAGCAGCGCTTGCAGGCTGTGCAGGCAGCCATCATGCTGATGTCGGATGAAAACAGAGAGGTACTGCAAACACTGCTATGCTTCCTGAGCGATGTCACTTCCTCTGTGCAAGAGAACCAAATGACACCCATGAATATCGCAGTGTGCCTGGCACCTTCACTTTTTCATCTCAACATCCTGAAGAAGGACAATCTTGCACCAAG AGCTATGCAGATGCAGAAAAAGTATGCTACAGGGAGACCAGACCAAAAGGACCTGAATGAAAACCTGGCTGCCACTCAGGGCCTGGCACACATGATCACAGAGTGCAACCGCTTGTTTGAG ATTCCACATGAAATGGTGACACAGTCACGAAACTCCTACGTGGAGGCCGAGCTCCAGGCTCCCACGATTGAGGAGCTCTGTAAGCGGCAACATCAAGAGGAAGAGGGGGAAGATGAAGGCTCTTGGCCTGCATTCATAGAGGCCAGGCTACAGGGTCTCCTCAAAGAATCACGGGAAAAAGCCAAAGGTTGGGTGTCCTGCCAGAGCACCGGCAACACAGAGCTGTCCTATAAGAAG GTGGGTGATGGGAACCCTCTGCGGCGTTGGCGGGTCTCGGTGGAGGTGGAAGCCCCTCCATCGGTGGTTCTAAACCGTGTTCTTCGGGAACGCCACCTGTGGGATGTGGATCTGATGAATTGGAAAGTGTGTGAGGTTCTGGACAGGCAGACGGAAGTGTTCCAATATGTCCTCAACTGTATGCCGCCACATCCCAGCAGAGACTTTTTAGTGCTCAG GTCGTGGAGGACGGATCTCCCACGGGGGACGTGTTCTCTGGTGTCTGTGTCTATTGAGCATGAGGACTGTCCACCTATAGGGGGCATCAGAGCTATAGTGATGGAATCCAATTACTTACTGGAGCCCTGTGGCTCTGGCAAGTCCAGACTCACCCATATCTGCAGAGTGGACCTGAA GGGGAGAACTCCAGAATGGTATAACAAAGCATTCGGACACCTTTGCGCCGCTGAAGCTGCTCGCATTCGCAACTCCTTCCAGCCGATCCACACGGACGGTCCAGAAACAAAGATTTGA
- the stard13b gene encoding stAR-related lipid transfer protein 13 isoform X2 has product MMVSEPSRHPFLVLNKRRDLPLRVTLDKSGAAGVNQSLNWNNMARRTDTRERHGQERLAGAISSLGRSHGKKTEMSIKKRHGGAEIEAKEACDWLRAAGFPQYAQLFEDSQFPIDISPVKKDHDFLDKDLVEPLCRRLNTLNKCASMKLDVNLPKKKSEDSDEDDLFAISDKWTFEWSSRRWSRLQDIDCLLRGVENKNPGEHSALRTTTSSESVLTDLSEPEVSSIHSESSGGSGGIRAHSAEDSDSSHRTCSDSATMPDHTSLGVAHLSSDLSSYGSLPVKHSKRGRTRAKEFLRRMEALQLRGAMGGGGNRSLVISAPVLQQEPQTVKTLRCVEIINGDVSLADPPSEMGLPSQSSSEGSSSQSSGSAVSTPNMKERNVHRADHKRSGMYLEDLDVFTSLIQGKRVAEQNRRNEFRSYEDLVVHIPKDHKPGTFPKALSIESLSPSTATSINWHSASMDSEVQRPPSIKEPRPITQCCNRGSRISIYDNVPGSHLYASTGDLIDLEKEDLFPHLDDILQHVNGLQQIVDHWSKNVLPNSENAGKERVELVGERQVDLQSSSQITLDFEGHSVMEDQATPSDVERDGVSLNETESTGMRERRDSGVGASLTRPRRLRWPSFQISNRLSHSVASLQITSQSAAQLSLLQKFSLLRLTAIMEKYSMSNKHGWTWAVPKFMKRMKVPDYKDKNVFGVPLIVHVQRFGQPLPLGIQQALRYLRSQCLDQVGLFRKSGVKSRIQALRQMNENSPDDVNYEDQSAYDVADMVKQFFRDLPEPLLTSKLGETFLHIYQYVPKEQRLQAVQAAIMLMSDENREVLQTLLCFLSDVTSSVQENQMTPMNIAVCLAPSLFHLNILKKDNLAPRAMQMQKKYATGRPDQKDLNENLAATQGLAHMITECNRLFEIPHEMVTQSRNSYVEAELQAPTIEELCKRQHQEEEGEDEGSWPAFIEARLQGLLKESREKAKGWVSCQSTGNTELSYKKVGDGNPLRRWRVSVEVEAPPSVVLNRVLRERHLWDVDLMNWKVCEVLDRQTEVFQYVLNCMPPHPSRDFLVLRSWRTDLPRGTCSLVSVSIEHEDCPPIGGIRAIVMESNYLLEPCGSGKSRLTHICRVDLKGRTPEWYNKAFGHLCAAEAARIRNSFQPIHTDGPETKI; this is encoded by the exons AAATCGAGGCAAAGGAAGCTTGCGACTGGCTACGAGCGGCAGGATTCCCCCAGTACGCCCAGCTCTTTGAAG ATTCTCAATTTCCGATTGACATCTCTCCTGTGAAGAAAGACCACGACTTCTTAGACAAAGACCTTGTGGAACCTCTATGTCG GCGACTGAATACATTAAACAAATGTGCCTCCATGAAACTTGACGTGAACCTTCCCAAGAAAAAA AGTGAAGACTCGGATGAAGATGACCTCTTTGCCATCAGTGACAAATGGACCTTTGAATGGAGCAGTCGCCGCTGGTCCAGACTCCAAGACATCGATTGCCTGCTGAGGGGTGTGGAGAACAAGAACCCAGGGGAACACTCTGCCCTCCGGACGACAACCAGCAGCGAGAGCGTTCTGACAGACTTGAGTGAGCCAGAGGTCTCCTCCATCCACAGCGAGAGCAGCGGCGGGAGTGGTGGCATTCGTGCGCATAGCGCCGAAGACTCGGACAGTTCGCACCGCACCTGCTCGGACTCCGCAACCATGCCCGACCACACATCACTAGGAGTGGCCCATCTCTCTTCAGATCTTTCGAGCTACGGTTCACTGCCTGTCAAGCATAGCAAGCGAGGACGAACACGAGCCAAGGAGTTCTTGCGGCGCATGGAAGCTTTGCAGTTACGCGGAGCGATGGGTGGCGGAGGGAACAGGAGTCTTGTTATAAGTGCCCCGGTTCTCCAACAAGAACCGCAGACTGTAAAAACTCTCCGCTGTGTGGAGATCATCAATGGAGATGTGAGTCTAGCAGACCCACCTTCTGAAATGGGGTTGCCCTCTCAATCTAGCAGTGAAGGGAGCAGCAGCCAGTCCAGTGGGAGTGCCGTCAGTACACCAAACATGAAGGAACGCAATGTCCACCGGGCCGATCACAAGCGAAGTGGGATGTACCTAGAGGACTTGGATGTGTTCACCAGTCTCATCCAGGGTAAGCGTGTGGCTGAGCAGAACCGACGCAATGAGTTCCGCTCCTACGAGGACCTGGTGGTGCATATCCCTAAAGATCACAAGCCTGGAACCTTTCCCAAAGCTTTGTCCATCGAGAGTCTTTCACCCTCGACGGCAACCTCCATCAACTGGCACTCGGCAAGCATGGACTCGGAAGTCCAGCGTCCACCTAGCATCAAAGAACCTCGACCCATCACACAGTGCTGCAACAGAGGCAGTCGGATTAGCATTTACGACAACGTACCTGGCTCGCACCTCTATGCCAGCACCGGCGATCTCATAGACTTGGAAAAGGAAGACCTTTTCCCACATTTGGACGATATTCTGCAGCATGTAAATGGGCTGCAACAGATCGTGGACCACTGGTCCAAGAATGTACTGCCCAATAGTGAAAATGCGGGGAAGGAGCGAGTTGAGCTTGTTGGGGAAAGGCAAGTCGACCTGCAATCATCCAGCCAGATCACGCTGGATTTTGAGGGACACTCAGTGATGGAGGATCAGGCCACCCCCAGTGATGTAGAGAGAGACGGAGTGTCACTTAATGAGACAGAATCCACAGGAATGAGGGAAAGGAGAGACTCAGGGGTCGGGGCTTCACTTACTAGACCAAGACG CTTGCGATGGCCCAGCTTCCAGATTTCCAACCGCCTCAGCCATTCGGTCGCCTCTCTCCAGATCACCAGCCAATCTGCGGCCCAGCTTAGCCTGCTACAGAAATTTTCCTTGCTCCGTCTCACTGCCATTATGGAGAAGTACTCCATGTCCAACAAACATGGCTGGACCTG GGCTGTGCCAAAGTTTATGAAGAGGATGAAGGTTCCAGACTATAAGGATAAGAATGTGTTCGGGGTTCCACTGATTGTGCACGTGCAACGTTTTGGTCAACCTTTACCTCTTGGTATCCAGCAGGCTTTGCGGTACCTAAGGAGCCAATGCCTCGATCAG GTGGGTCTTTTTCGCAAGTCAGGAGTGAAGTCTCGTATCCAAGCTCTCAGACAGATGAATGAGAATTCTCCAGATGATGTCAACTATGAAGACCAGTCTGCGTACGATGTGGCCGACATGGTCAAACAGTTCTTCAGGGACCTGCCTGAGCCACTTCTGACCAGCAAACTGGGCGAAACCTTCCTTCACATTTACCAAT ATGTGCCCAAAGAGCAGCGCTTGCAGGCTGTGCAGGCAGCCATCATGCTGATGTCGGATGAAAACAGAGAGGTACTGCAAACACTGCTATGCTTCCTGAGCGATGTCACTTCCTCTGTGCAAGAGAACCAAATGACACCCATGAATATCGCAGTGTGCCTGGCACCTTCACTTTTTCATCTCAACATCCTGAAGAAGGACAATCTTGCACCAAG AGCTATGCAGATGCAGAAAAAGTATGCTACAGGGAGACCAGACCAAAAGGACCTGAATGAAAACCTGGCTGCCACTCAGGGCCTGGCACACATGATCACAGAGTGCAACCGCTTGTTTGAG ATTCCACATGAAATGGTGACACAGTCACGAAACTCCTACGTGGAGGCCGAGCTCCAGGCTCCCACGATTGAGGAGCTCTGTAAGCGGCAACATCAAGAGGAAGAGGGGGAAGATGAAGGCTCTTGGCCTGCATTCATAGAGGCCAGGCTACAGGGTCTCCTCAAAGAATCACGGGAAAAAGCCAAAGGTTGGGTGTCCTGCCAGAGCACCGGCAACACAGAGCTGTCCTATAAGAAG GTGGGTGATGGGAACCCTCTGCGGCGTTGGCGGGTCTCGGTGGAGGTGGAAGCCCCTCCATCGGTGGTTCTAAACCGTGTTCTTCGGGAACGCCACCTGTGGGATGTGGATCTGATGAATTGGAAAGTGTGTGAGGTTCTGGACAGGCAGACGGAAGTGTTCCAATATGTCCTCAACTGTATGCCGCCACATCCCAGCAGAGACTTTTTAGTGCTCAG GTCGTGGAGGACGGATCTCCCACGGGGGACGTGTTCTCTGGTGTCTGTGTCTATTGAGCATGAGGACTGTCCACCTATAGGGGGCATCAGAGCTATAGTGATGGAATCCAATTACTTACTGGAGCCCTGTGGCTCTGGCAAGTCCAGACTCACCCATATCTGCAGAGTGGACCTGAA GGGGAGAACTCCAGAATGGTATAACAAAGCATTCGGACACCTTTGCGCCGCTGAAGCTGCTCGCATTCGCAACTCCTTCCAGCCGATCCACACGGACGGTCCAGAAACAAAGATTTGA
- the stard13b gene encoding stAR-related lipid transfer protein 13 isoform X5, which produces MKVSQIEAKEACDWLRAAGFPQYAQLFEDSQFPIDISPVKKDHDFLDKDLVEPLCRRLNTLNKCASMKLDVNLPKKKSEDSDEDDLFAISDKWTFEWSSRRWSRLQDIDCLLRGVENKNPGEHSALRTTTSSESVLTDLSEPEVSSIHSESSGGSGGIRAHSAEDSDSSHRTCSDSATMPDHTSLGVAHLSSDLSSYGSLPVKHSKRGRTRAKEFLRRMEALQLRGAMGGGGNRSLVISAPVLQQEPQTVKTLRCVEIINGDVSLADPPSEMGLPSQSSSEGSSSQSSGSAVSTPNMKERNVHRADHKRSGMYLEDLDVFTSLIQGKRVAEQNRRNEFRSYEDLVVHIPKDHKPGTFPKALSIESLSPSTATSINWHSASMDSEVQRPPSIKEPRPITQCCNRGSRISIYDNVPGSHLYASTGDLIDLEKEDLFPHLDDILQHVNGLQQIVDHWSKNVLPNSENAGKERVELVGERQVDLQSSSQITLDFEGHSVMEDQATPSDVERDGVSLNETESTGMRERRDSGVGASLTRPRRLRWPSFQISNRLSHSVASLQITSQSAAQLSLLQKFSLLRLTAIMEKYSMSNKHGWTWAVPKFMKRMKVPDYKDKNVFGVPLIVHVQRFGQPLPLGIQQALRYLRSQCLDQVGLFRKSGVKSRIQALRQMNENSPDDVNYEDQSAYDVADMVKQFFRDLPEPLLTSKLGETFLHIYQYVPKEQRLQAVQAAIMLMSDENREVLQTLLCFLSDVTSSVQENQMTPMNIAVCLAPSLFHLNILKKDNLAPRAMQMQKKYATGRPDQKDLNENLAATQGLAHMITECNRLFEIPHEMVTQSRNSYVEAELQAPTIEELCKRQHQEEEGEDEGSWPAFIEARLQGLLKESREKAKGWVSCQSTGNTELSYKKVGDGNPLRRWRVSVEVEAPPSVVLNRVLRERHLWDVDLMNWKVCEVLDRQTEVFQYVLNCMPPHPSRDFLVLRSWRTDLPRGTCSLVSVSIEHEDCPPIGGIRAIVMESNYLLEPCGSGKSRLTHICRVDLKGRTPEWYNKAFGHLCAAEAARIRNSFQPIHTDGPETKI; this is translated from the exons ATGAAAGTCTCTC AAATCGAGGCAAAGGAAGCTTGCGACTGGCTACGAGCGGCAGGATTCCCCCAGTACGCCCAGCTCTTTGAAG ATTCTCAATTTCCGATTGACATCTCTCCTGTGAAGAAAGACCACGACTTCTTAGACAAAGACCTTGTGGAACCTCTATGTCG GCGACTGAATACATTAAACAAATGTGCCTCCATGAAACTTGACGTGAACCTTCCCAAGAAAAAA AGTGAAGACTCGGATGAAGATGACCTCTTTGCCATCAGTGACAAATGGACCTTTGAATGGAGCAGTCGCCGCTGGTCCAGACTCCAAGACATCGATTGCCTGCTGAGGGGTGTGGAGAACAAGAACCCAGGGGAACACTCTGCCCTCCGGACGACAACCAGCAGCGAGAGCGTTCTGACAGACTTGAGTGAGCCAGAGGTCTCCTCCATCCACAGCGAGAGCAGCGGCGGGAGTGGTGGCATTCGTGCGCATAGCGCCGAAGACTCGGACAGTTCGCACCGCACCTGCTCGGACTCCGCAACCATGCCCGACCACACATCACTAGGAGTGGCCCATCTCTCTTCAGATCTTTCGAGCTACGGTTCACTGCCTGTCAAGCATAGCAAGCGAGGACGAACACGAGCCAAGGAGTTCTTGCGGCGCATGGAAGCTTTGCAGTTACGCGGAGCGATGGGTGGCGGAGGGAACAGGAGTCTTGTTATAAGTGCCCCGGTTCTCCAACAAGAACCGCAGACTGTAAAAACTCTCCGCTGTGTGGAGATCATCAATGGAGATGTGAGTCTAGCAGACCCACCTTCTGAAATGGGGTTGCCCTCTCAATCTAGCAGTGAAGGGAGCAGCAGCCAGTCCAGTGGGAGTGCCGTCAGTACACCAAACATGAAGGAACGCAATGTCCACCGGGCCGATCACAAGCGAAGTGGGATGTACCTAGAGGACTTGGATGTGTTCACCAGTCTCATCCAGGGTAAGCGTGTGGCTGAGCAGAACCGACGCAATGAGTTCCGCTCCTACGAGGACCTGGTGGTGCATATCCCTAAAGATCACAAGCCTGGAACCTTTCCCAAAGCTTTGTCCATCGAGAGTCTTTCACCCTCGACGGCAACCTCCATCAACTGGCACTCGGCAAGCATGGACTCGGAAGTCCAGCGTCCACCTAGCATCAAAGAACCTCGACCCATCACACAGTGCTGCAACAGAGGCAGTCGGATTAGCATTTACGACAACGTACCTGGCTCGCACCTCTATGCCAGCACCGGCGATCTCATAGACTTGGAAAAGGAAGACCTTTTCCCACATTTGGACGATATTCTGCAGCATGTAAATGGGCTGCAACAGATCGTGGACCACTGGTCCAAGAATGTACTGCCCAATAGTGAAAATGCGGGGAAGGAGCGAGTTGAGCTTGTTGGGGAAAGGCAAGTCGACCTGCAATCATCCAGCCAGATCACGCTGGATTTTGAGGGACACTCAGTGATGGAGGATCAGGCCACCCCCAGTGATGTAGAGAGAGACGGAGTGTCACTTAATGAGACAGAATCCACAGGAATGAGGGAAAGGAGAGACTCAGGGGTCGGGGCTTCACTTACTAGACCAAGACG CTTGCGATGGCCCAGCTTCCAGATTTCCAACCGCCTCAGCCATTCGGTCGCCTCTCTCCAGATCACCAGCCAATCTGCGGCCCAGCTTAGCCTGCTACAGAAATTTTCCTTGCTCCGTCTCACTGCCATTATGGAGAAGTACTCCATGTCCAACAAACATGGCTGGACCTG GGCTGTGCCAAAGTTTATGAAGAGGATGAAGGTTCCAGACTATAAGGATAAGAATGTGTTCGGGGTTCCACTGATTGTGCACGTGCAACGTTTTGGTCAACCTTTACCTCTTGGTATCCAGCAGGCTTTGCGGTACCTAAGGAGCCAATGCCTCGATCAG GTGGGTCTTTTTCGCAAGTCAGGAGTGAAGTCTCGTATCCAAGCTCTCAGACAGATGAATGAGAATTCTCCAGATGATGTCAACTATGAAGACCAGTCTGCGTACGATGTGGCCGACATGGTCAAACAGTTCTTCAGGGACCTGCCTGAGCCACTTCTGACCAGCAAACTGGGCGAAACCTTCCTTCACATTTACCAAT ATGTGCCCAAAGAGCAGCGCTTGCAGGCTGTGCAGGCAGCCATCATGCTGATGTCGGATGAAAACAGAGAGGTACTGCAAACACTGCTATGCTTCCTGAGCGATGTCACTTCCTCTGTGCAAGAGAACCAAATGACACCCATGAATATCGCAGTGTGCCTGGCACCTTCACTTTTTCATCTCAACATCCTGAAGAAGGACAATCTTGCACCAAG AGCTATGCAGATGCAGAAAAAGTATGCTACAGGGAGACCAGACCAAAAGGACCTGAATGAAAACCTGGCTGCCACTCAGGGCCTGGCACACATGATCACAGAGTGCAACCGCTTGTTTGAG ATTCCACATGAAATGGTGACACAGTCACGAAACTCCTACGTGGAGGCCGAGCTCCAGGCTCCCACGATTGAGGAGCTCTGTAAGCGGCAACATCAAGAGGAAGAGGGGGAAGATGAAGGCTCTTGGCCTGCATTCATAGAGGCCAGGCTACAGGGTCTCCTCAAAGAATCACGGGAAAAAGCCAAAGGTTGGGTGTCCTGCCAGAGCACCGGCAACACAGAGCTGTCCTATAAGAAG GTGGGTGATGGGAACCCTCTGCGGCGTTGGCGGGTCTCGGTGGAGGTGGAAGCCCCTCCATCGGTGGTTCTAAACCGTGTTCTTCGGGAACGCCACCTGTGGGATGTGGATCTGATGAATTGGAAAGTGTGTGAGGTTCTGGACAGGCAGACGGAAGTGTTCCAATATGTCCTCAACTGTATGCCGCCACATCCCAGCAGAGACTTTTTAGTGCTCAG GTCGTGGAGGACGGATCTCCCACGGGGGACGTGTTCTCTGGTGTCTGTGTCTATTGAGCATGAGGACTGTCCACCTATAGGGGGCATCAGAGCTATAGTGATGGAATCCAATTACTTACTGGAGCCCTGTGGCTCTGGCAAGTCCAGACTCACCCATATCTGCAGAGTGGACCTGAA GGGGAGAACTCCAGAATGGTATAACAAAGCATTCGGACACCTTTGCGCCGCTGAAGCTGCTCGCATTCGCAACTCCTTCCAGCCGATCCACACGGACGGTCCAGAAACAAAGATTTGA